Below is a window of Yersinia kristensenii DNA.
AAAGTAATCAACCCCTTGTTCGGCCTGTTCTAGCAAGGTGTCGCGGAACATTTCCCAGGTGAGGTTCTCCGCCACGCCATTCACTTTTTCCAGCGCCTGATAGATAGGGACAGTGCCAATGGGGACTGGGCTATTACGCAGTATCCATTCACGGGTTTCATGAATATAGCGGCCAGTGGACAAATCCATCACGGTGTCAGCCCCCCAGCGGGTCGACCACACCAGTTTTTCCACTTCTTCCTCAATGGAGGAGGTCACGGCAGAATTGCCGATGTTGGCGTTCACTTTCACCAAAAAGTTACGGCCAATAATCATCGGCTCAGATTCGGGGTGGTTAATATTCGCGGGGATGATAGCTCGACCGGCGGCGACTTCCTGTCGGACAAACTCTGCGGTGATATTGTCGGGCAGATGCGCGCCAAATGTTTGCCCCGGATGCTGCTGGCGTAATATTTCACTGTGAATACGTTCACGGCCCATATTTTCCCGCAGGGCGATAAACTCCATTTCTGGGGTGATTTTACCGGCTCGGGCGTAATGCAACTGGGTCACACATTGGCCCGCAAGGGCTTTTTTCGGACGCGGCAGATGCTCAAAACGCAAATGGTCCAAACCCTCATCGGCCAAGCGCTGTTGGGTAAAGCCGGAACTGACCGAGCTGAGCGCGGCAGTATCCTGACGATCGGCTATCCAGTTCTCGCGCAGTTTGGGTAAACCGGCATGCACATCCAGCTTAGCGCTGGGATCGCCATAAGGGCCGGAGGTGTCATACACCGGGATAGCTTCATTTTCTTCATAGTGAGGTGAGTCCTTACCGCCCCCGATCAATGTTGGGCTGAGTTGGATCTCGCGCATGGGAACTTGAATATCGGGCCGTGAGCCTTGCAGATAAATTCGTTGTGAATTAGGGAAGGTAACCCCTTGCAGGGTATCAATAAACTGCTGGGCTTCTTCACGTTGTGCCTTGCGCGGGCGTGATGGGTTTTTAGTGGTGACATTATTAGACATAGCAATTCCTACCAATGTGGTTAAGGGGAAAATTGCTTGTCTGGAGCTTGGCGGGAGTAACGATGTTGGCCAGTGACCGGCAGCCACCTGTCAGGGGAATGCCGGGCCTGTAGCGATAAATTACTCTTGTTCCCTTCGCGGGTATTAACCCGATCAGGTTCCGCGGATCCCGAATTAACGGTCTCAGCCTGCGTTTGTTTTCCTCAGAAAACAGGTGCTAGGCACTCCGACAAGAATCGTTACTATACGAGGTTGAATTAAAACTACAAGCCCGTGCTGATCAGTGGGCTATTTTACCTGCTCTGTTTGAATAACTGGCTGGGCGGCTTGCCACGACTCGGCCGCCCATTGAATTAATTGATCTTCCAGCCGAAAACGGGCATCAAGTGATTCGCCGATATCAGATAAAGCTTGTTGAAACTCGGTGCAGCTATCGTCATCTATCTCAATGTTTGTATAGCGATCATGGAATGCCATGATAGTTTGAGTGTTATTTTTCAAAGCAGGATAAACTTTGGTGGTCAGAGCCATTTTCGGGCTGGATGCGCCTTCCACCTGTTTGATAATTCTGTCGTAGATATTGAAATGTCCGGAGGAGAGATAATCCACCAGATTATGACAAAAGTTCTCCAGCGCTTTTTCATTAAGCGGGGTATGCTTTTCTTTTTGCGGCTTAATACCGATCACTGTGCAATACGAGACTAAAAGTTCTTTACGTGCATGAAGCCATTGATCAATTAATTCATTACTGCCGCCAACGCGTTGAGTCAGGCTTTCCAGTCGGTTGAGCATGATCGACTCCGTAAGTAAGAAAAAGTAAAAGTGGGTTACAAAAATGTAACAAGCCGGATTCTAGATTGCCAGTGAAGTCGAGGTTGTGCAACAACGATATGGAACTACAACTTACAGGTAAAGAAAGTGGCTGGTGGATTGTCAGCCACGAGAACAAATTATGGTTACCAAACGGGGAGTTACCGCAGGGTAATGCAGCCAATTGGTCATTACAGGGCGCGACCGCACGGCAGATTGGTGAATGGCAAGGGCAGGCTGTTTGGCTGATTCGCCAGATGATGTCCACCGAGATGGGTTCAGTACGGCAATTGCTGGATGTCGATCGCGGTTTGTTTCAACTGGCGGGGCGCGGCGTACAATTGGCCGAGTTTTATCGATCTCACCGCTATTGTGGCTATTGTGGGCATCAAATGCATGCCAGCCGCACCGAGTGGGCTTGTCTGTGTAATCATTGCCGTGAACGTTATTATCCACAAATCGCCCCTTGCGTGATTGTTGCCATTCGCCGTGGTGATGAAATTTTATTGGCGCAACATGTTCGCCATCGTGGCGGTATTAACACTGTGTTGGCCGGGTTTGTCGAAGTGGGGGAGACGCTGGAACAGGCGGTTTCCCGCGAAGTGCTGGAAGAAAGTAATATCCACATTAAAAACCTGCGCTATGTGACGTCACAGCCGTGGCCATTCCCGCATTCACTGATGATGGCCTTTATGGCGGAGTATGATAGCGGTGAGCTACAACACGATCCTAAAGAGCTGTTGAATGCCGGTTGGTATCGCTATGACCAATTGCCATTACTGCCGCCGCCAGGCACCGTGGCACGCCGACTGATTGAAGATACCGTCGTATTATGTCGCGAAGAGCAGTTCAATGCGGGTGAGTAGCTAAAAACCGCCATTAGCCGCAACAGGAAAGTATTATCTGGCATGCTACAATGCGTGGAGATAATCAAGGGAGCTTTATCATGAATGAGTTGAAAAACGATCGTTATCTGCGCGCTTTACTACGCCAGCCGGTAGATGTGACTCCGGTGTGGATGATGCGCCAGGCAGGCCGCTATTTGCCAGAGTATAAAGCCACCCGTGCTATTGCCGGGGATTTTATGTCGCTGTGCAAAAATGCTGAGTTGGCCTGTGAAGTGACGATGCAACCCTTGCGTCGTTATCCGCTGGATGCGGCGATTCTTTTTTCAGACATTCTGACCATTCCTGATGCTATGGGGTTGGGGCTCTACTTTGAAACCGGCGAAGGCCCGCGTTTTCAATCCCCCATTACCTGCCGGGCTGATGTTGAAAAACTGCCCATTCCCGATCCAGAACAAGAATTGGGCTATGTTATGAACGCGGTGAGAACCATTCGCCGTGAGCTAGCCGGTGCGGTGCCATTAATTGGTTTTTCCGGTAGCCCATGGACTCTGGCGACCTATATGGTCGAGGGTGGCAGTAGCAAAGCTTTCACCAAACTGAAGAAAATGATGTATGCCGAGCCACAGACTTTGCATTTGTTGCTAGATAAATTGGCTGACAGTGTCATTTTGTACCTCAATGCTCAAATCAAAGCTGGCGCACAATCCGTGATGGTGTTTGATACTTGGGGTGGGGTGCTGACCGGGCGCGATTATGCTGAGTTCTCCTTGAATTACATGCATAAAATCGTCGATGGCCTGATCCGCGAAAACGACGGGCGTCGGGTTCCGGTCACTTTGTTTACCAAAGGCGGTGGGCAATGGTTAGAAGCGATGGCCGCGACGGGTTGTGATGCATTGGGGCTGGACTGGACTACGGATATTGCCGATGCGCGCCGCCGTGTGGGGGATAAAGTTGCTCTACAAGGCAATATGGACCCTTCTGTTCTTTATGCCCCCCCGGCGCGTATTGAAGAAGAAGTCAGCACGATTCTGGCCAGTTTTGGGCAAGGGGATGGGCATGTATTTAATCTGGGCCACGGTATCCATCAGGATGTCCCGCCAGAACATGCGGGTGCTTTTGTTAAGGCAGTCCATGCATTATCAAAGCCTTATCACCAAAAGTAATTAGTTTATAGACCGGGGAGCAGATGATAGACACCAAAGCGCTGCGGGCAGAACAGCAACAACGGGCATCTGAAATTAGTCTTCAAGATGATATTGCTAGTGATTCCGTGCGCTTTATTGCCGGGGCGGACGTGGGTTTTGAGCAGCAGGGGGAAGTCACCCGGGCAGCTATCGCGATTTTGCATTATCCCTCGTTGGAACTGGTGGAATATCAGGTTGCCCGCGTGGCAACTTCATTGCCGTATATCCCCGGTTTACTTTCCTTTCGTGAATATCCTGCATTATTAGCCGCTTGGAAGCTGTTACAGCAACGGCCTCAGTTGGTTTTTGTTGATGGGCAGGGTATTGCGCATCCCCGTCGTCTAGGGGTTGCCAGCCATTTTGGCTTACTCGTTGATGTTCCGACTATTGGTGTTGCCAAAAGCCGCCTGTGTGGGCACTTTGAGCCATTGGGTAACGATAATGGTGCATTACAGCCATTGTTTGATGCCGATGAGCAGCTTGGTTGGGTGTGGCGCAGCAAAGCGCGTTGTAATCCTTTGTTTATTTCGCCCGGTCATCGGGTGAGTGTGGGCAGTGCGTTGGAATGGGTGCAGCTTTGTATGGCGGGTTACCGTTTGCCGGAACCGACCCGTTGGGCCGATGCTATCGCCTCAAACCGCCCGCAATTTCAGCGGTGGTGTGCGGAAAAATCCTGATTTGCTTGGCAAGCATAGGGATATGATTTAATTTCGGGTACACTGCCGCGCAGATAATGAATAATGAGAACTTATAATGATACGCAATCCGATTCATCTACGTCTCGAGAAGCTGGAAAGTTGGCAACATCTGACTTTCATGGCGTGTTTATGTGAGCGGATGTATCCCAACTATCAGCAATTTTGTTTGGAAACCGAGTTTGGTGATCCGGCCGTTTATCGACGTATTCTGGATCTTATCTGGGA
It encodes the following:
- the thiC gene encoding phosphomethylpyrimidine synthase ThiC, whose protein sequence is MSNNVTTKNPSRPRKAQREEAQQFIDTLQGVTFPNSQRIYLQGSRPDIQVPMREIQLSPTLIGGGKDSPHYEENEAIPVYDTSGPYGDPSAKLDVHAGLPKLRENWIADRQDTAALSSVSSGFTQQRLADEGLDHLRFEHLPRPKKALAGQCVTQLHYARAGKITPEMEFIALRENMGRERIHSEILRQQHPGQTFGAHLPDNITAEFVRQEVAAGRAIIPANINHPESEPMIIGRNFLVKVNANIGNSAVTSSIEEEVEKLVWSTRWGADTVMDLSTGRYIHETREWILRNSPVPIGTVPIYQALEKVNGVAENLTWEMFRDTLLEQAEQGVDYFTIHAGVLLRYVPMTAKRLTGIVSRGGSIMAKWCLSHHQENFLYQHFREICQICATYDVSLSLGDGLRPGSIQDANDEAQFAELHTLGELTKIAWEYDVQVMIEGPGHVPMQMIRRNMTEELEHCHEAPFYTLGPLTTDIAPGYDHFTSGIGAAMIGWFGCAMLCYVTPKEHLGLPNKEDVKQGLITYKIAAHAADLAKGHPGAQIRDNAMSKARFEFRWEDQFNLALDPETARAYHDETLPQESGKVAHFCSMCGPKFCSMKISQEVRDYAAKQELAASQGTAAQPIEVLQSGMEQMSAEFRSRGSELYINKSHHAPASLKVEANNEPV
- the nudC gene encoding NAD(+) diphosphatase — translated: MELQLTGKESGWWIVSHENKLWLPNGELPQGNAANWSLQGATARQIGEWQGQAVWLIRQMMSTEMGSVRQLLDVDRGLFQLAGRGVQLAEFYRSHRYCGYCGHQMHASRTEWACLCNHCRERYYPQIAPCVIVAIRRGDEILLAQHVRHRGGINTVLAGFVEVGETLEQAVSREVLEESNIHIKNLRYVTSQPWPFPHSLMMAFMAEYDSGELQHDPKELLNAGWYRYDQLPLLPPPGTVARRLIEDTVVLCREEQFNAGE
- a CDS encoding Rsd/AlgQ family anti-sigma factor; amino-acid sequence: MLNRLESLTQRVGGSNELIDQWLHARKELLVSYCTVIGIKPQKEKHTPLNEKALENFCHNLVDYLSSGHFNIYDRIIKQVEGASSPKMALTTKVYPALKNNTQTIMAFHDRYTNIEIDDDSCTEFQQALSDIGESLDARFRLEDQLIQWAAESWQAAQPVIQTEQVK
- the hemE gene encoding uroporphyrinogen decarboxylase; the protein is MNELKNDRYLRALLRQPVDVTPVWMMRQAGRYLPEYKATRAIAGDFMSLCKNAELACEVTMQPLRRYPLDAAILFSDILTIPDAMGLGLYFETGEGPRFQSPITCRADVEKLPIPDPEQELGYVMNAVRTIRRELAGAVPLIGFSGSPWTLATYMVEGGSSKAFTKLKKMMYAEPQTLHLLLDKLADSVILYLNAQIKAGAQSVMVFDTWGGVLTGRDYAEFSLNYMHKIVDGLIRENDGRRVPVTLFTKGGGQWLEAMAATGCDALGLDWTTDIADARRRVGDKVALQGNMDPSVLYAPPARIEEEVSTILASFGQGDGHVFNLGHGIHQDVPPEHAGAFVKAVHALSKPYHQK
- the nfi gene encoding deoxyribonuclease V (cleaves DNA at apurinic or apyrimidinic sites) is translated as MIDTKALRAEQQQRASEISLQDDIASDSVRFIAGADVGFEQQGEVTRAAIAILHYPSLELVEYQVARVATSLPYIPGLLSFREYPALLAAWKLLQQRPQLVFVDGQGIAHPRRLGVASHFGLLVDVPTIGVAKSRLCGHFEPLGNDNGALQPLFDADEQLGWVWRSKARCNPLFISPGHRVSVGSALEWVQLCMAGYRLPEPTRWADAIASNRPQFQRWCAEKS